The Sandaracinus amylolyticus genomic interval GGACGCGATGAAGGCGTGCTGCGAGATGATGAACGGCATGATGGCGATGGGGATGCCGTGCATGATGTCGTGCAACGGCATGCCCATGCTGATGTGCACGCGCTGAAGCATCGCGACGCGACGCGACGAGGCCGACCCGCCGAGCGGGCCGGCCTCGTGTCGTTTCAGTCGCTCTCGATCGCGTAGGTCATCACGAGGTACAGCACCGCGTCGTCGTCGCCGTCGTTCTCGTAGGTGTGCGGCACGTCCGCGACGAACTGGATCGCGTCGCCGGGCTCGAGGCGATGACGCTCGCTGCCGACGCCGATCACCACGCGGCCGCGGTTCACGACGAGGTTCTCCATCGTGCCCGGCGCGTGCGCGTCGGCGCGCTCGATGCCGCCCGCGCGCAGGTGCAGCTCGTAGAGCTCGCTCGTGCGACGCCCGCCCCACGGGAACAGCGCGCGCGATCGGAACGCGCCGTCGTGGCTCGTCAGGATCTTCGCCTCGCGCGCCCGCAGCACCTGCGGTCCTCGGGGCTCGCCGCTCGACAGCAACGCGCCGAACGGAACGCCGAGCGCGCTCGCGATGCGCCACACGACGTTGATCGTCGGCGCGCTCTGCGCGAGCTCGATCTGCGAGAGCATCGCGCGGCTCACGCCGCTCTTGCGCGCGAGGCGCTCGAGCGAGAGCCCACGCCGTGTCCGCAGCTTGCGGAGGTTCGCGCCGACGACGGGCAGGAGATCCGGAGACGCGGCCGGCGTGTCCTCGTCGCTCGCCGGCGAGGGCGCGCTCACCCGCGCGGCCACAGCCAGTAGCCCCACGCGGGCACGATGGGCGCCATCGGAGCGACCGGCGCGAACGGCACCATCCACACGAATCGCGCCGCGGAGCGCGCGGACGCCTCGCTCGCGCTCGCGCTCTCGCG includes:
- a CDS encoding helix-turn-helix domain-containing protein, which codes for MSAPSPASDEDTPAASPDLLPVVGANLRKLRTRRGLSLERLARKSGVSRAMLSQIELAQSAPTINVVWRIASALGVPFGALLSSGEPRGPQVLRAREAKILTSHDGAFRSRALFPWGGRRTSELYELHLRAGGIERADAHAPGTMENLVVNRGRVVIGVGSERHRLEPGDAIQFVADVPHTYENDGDDDAVLYLVMTYAIESD